A genomic segment from Dermatobacter hominis encodes:
- a CDS encoding TetR family transcriptional regulator, with protein MVTANATLTESQQARRTRMLQATEELALQGGWDGVQMREVAMRAGVALGTLYRYFPSKEHLLVSVMLDEVQQLADRLAIRPPEGDDPVERVIDVLRRANRALNRQPDVTVAMIRALVAGNPDVAPVVAGVRKVMRRIISDALGATTSEDAEDGDVLAIDLLSDVWLAALVSWISGVQEPAQVIAKLEDATEVLLG; from the coding sequence GTGGTCACAGCGAACGCGACGCTCACCGAGTCGCAGCAGGCTCGACGCACGCGCATGCTGCAGGCGACCGAGGAGCTCGCGCTGCAGGGCGGGTGGGACGGCGTCCAGATGCGCGAGGTCGCCATGCGGGCCGGGGTGGCCCTCGGCACGCTGTACCGCTACTTCCCGTCCAAGGAGCACCTGCTGGTCTCGGTCATGCTCGACGAGGTCCAGCAGCTCGCCGACCGGCTGGCCATCCGGCCGCCCGAGGGCGACGACCCCGTCGAGCGCGTGATCGACGTGCTGCGCCGGGCCAACCGAGCGCTGAACCGCCAGCCCGACGTCACCGTCGCCATGATCCGGGCGCTGGTCGCCGGCAACCCCGACGTGGCGCCCGTGGTGGCCGGGGTCCGCAAGGTGATGCGCCGGATCATCTCCGACGCGCTCGGGGCCACGACCTCCGAGGATGCCGAGGACGGTGACGTGCTCGCCATCGACCTGCTCTCCGACGTGTGGCTCGCCGCGCTCGTGAGCTGGATCTCCGGCGTGCAGGAGCCCGCCCAGGTCATCGCCAAGCTCGAGGACGCCACCGAGGTCCTCCTGGGTTGA